The Schizosaccharomyces pombe strain 972h- genome assembly, chromosome: I genome contains a region encoding:
- the she9 gene encoding protein She9, whose protein sequence is MLQRLSQSIKGFAARFPKIYNKGNGSVQQTILQASQRLNELTGYSSIEALKNAVVKQETKLRDFRLSAAEARKRYIEAVEKRSSSQREVNELLQRRSSWSTIDLERFTKLYRDDYSNKEEEIKAQEDVDVAERRVEEAQNGLVRSILSRYHEEQVWSDKIRQASTWGTWGLMGINVVLFVVVQLILEPRKRKRLVREAVDHIDKERELEINDELKKISEKLDKKGEAVGQALELTSPKIDNKNLPKNSASLILPPINYDTFHSFLDSLKYFLSRFLSTDYRIQLTYRQLSILATKFTVGGGVIIYTFIHLFGLAFKR, encoded by the coding sequence ATGTTGCAACGACTTTCTCAGTCTATTAAGGGATTTGCTGCTCGCTTTCCCAAAATCTATAATAAAGGAAATGGATCAGTTCAACAGACTATACTCCAAGCGAGTCAACGCTTGAATGAATTAACTGGTTATTCCTCCATTGAGGCATTAAAGAACGCGGTTGTAAAGCAGGAGACAAAGCTCCGTGATTTTAGATTATCTGCAGCTGAAGCAAGAAAGCGTTATATTGAAGCGGTTGAAAAAAGATCGTCAAGTCAACGTGAAGTCAACGAATTGTTACAACGACGTAGTAGCTGGTCTACTATTGATTTAGAAAGATTTACTAAACTATACCGTGATGATTATTcaaacaaagaagaagaaattaagGCTCAAGAAGATGTGGATGTAGCGGAAAGGCGGGTAGAGGAAGCTCAAAATGGATTGGTGCGTTCGATTTTATCGAGATACCACGAAGAACAAGTTTGGAGTGATAAAATCCGGCAAGCAAGTACCTGGGGTACATGGGGATTAATGGGAATTAACGTTGTTCTTTTTGTGGTCGTTCAACTAATATTGGAACCAAGGAAAAGGAAACGGTTGGTTCGTGAAGCTGTGGATCACATTGACAAGGAACGAGAACTTGAAATAAATGATGAACTGAAAAAGATTTCCGAGAAACTTGATAAAAAAGGTGAAGCTGTCGGCCAAGCATTAGAGCTTACTTCTCCGAAAATTGACAATAAAAACCTTCCCAAAAATTCTGCGTCCTTAATTCTTCCTCCTATTAATTACGATACGTTTCACTCTTTTTTGGATTCGCTAAAATATTTCCTATCTCGCTTTTTGTCTACAGACTACCGCATTCAATTGACTTATCGTCAACTGTCTATTCTGGCGACCAAATTTACGGTAGGCGGTGGAGTTATTATTTACACCTTTATTCACTTGTTTGGTTTAGCATTCAAGCGTTGa
- the ptf1 gene encoding phosphoric monoester hydrolase produces the protein MAQKKQLYVFSDFDGTITLQDSNDYLTDNFGMGNANRVNLNQQVLDGSISFRDAFAKMLDSVHLSYDEALEVLKKNVAIDPSFKPFYEWCKSQDIRVIILSSGMEPFIRALFEQYLGKEEASSIEIVSNDINVHPDGQWNIVYHDDSHFGHDKSLTIRPYAQLPESKRPHMVYCGDGVSDLSAAKETEHLFAKKGRDLIKYCEREKISFSEFETFADIHKDLQKLFFSS, from the exons ATGGCTCAGAAAAAGCAGTTATACGTATTCAGTGACTTTGACG GAACTATTACACTCCAGGATTCCAATGACTACTTAACTG ACAACTTTGGAATGGGCAACGCCAACCGTGTGAATCTAAATCAACAAGTTCTTGACGGTTCCATTTCTTTTCG TGATGCTTTCGCGAAGATGTTGGATTCAGTGCATTTAAGCTATGATGAAGCTTTGGAGGTTCTCAAGAAGAATGTCGCCATTGATCCATCATTTAAACCATTCTATGAATGGTGTAAGTCTCAAGACATTCGTGTAATCATCCTTTCAAGTGGTATGGAGCCTTTTATTCGTGCACTTTTTGAGCAATACCTTGGCAAAGAAGAAGCAAGTAGTATTGAAATTGTTTCTAATGACATCAATGTGCATCCTGATGGTCAATGGAACATTGTGTATCATGATGACAGTCATTTTGGACACGACAAAAGCCTTACTATCCGTCCGTATGCTCAATTGCCAGAAAGTAAACGTCCTCACATGGTCTATTGCGGAGATGGTGTTTCCGATTTGAGTGCTGCGAAGGAAACAGAACACTTGTTTGCCAAGAAAGGACgtgatttaattaaatattgtGAAAGGGagaaaatttctttctctgAATTCGAAACCTTTGCTGATATCCATAAagatttgcaaaaattattCTTTAGCAGTTAA
- the ppa1 gene encoding serine/threonine protein phosphatase PP2A catalytic subunit Ppa1: MSVSGKIGEVDRWIEQLSRCEPLSEEDVIQMCDLAKEVLSVESNVQSVRCPVTVCGDIHGQFHDLMELFNIGGPSPDTNYLFMGDYVDRGYHSVETVSLLIAFKIRYPQRITILRGNHESRQITQVYGFYDECLRKYGNANVWQYFTDLFDYLPLTALIEDRIFCLHGGLSPSIDTLDHVRILDRVQEVPHEGPICDLLWSDPDDRPGWGISPRGAGYTFGPDIAEAFNHNNGLDLIARAHQLVMEGYNWTTNHNVVTIFSAPNYCYRCGNQAAIMGIDDHINYAFIQYDTAPRKEELHVTRRTPDYFL, translated from the coding sequence aTGTCTGTCTCTGGAAAAATTGGAGAGGTCGATCGTTGGATTGAACAGTTGAGTCGATGCGAACCTCTTTCAGAGGAAGATGTCATTCAAATGTGTGATCTCGCAAAAGAGGTACTTTCTGTAGAATCAAACGTTCAAAGCGTCCGATGCCCTGTAACGGTTTGTGGTGATATTCATGGACAATTCCATGACTTAATGGAGTTGTTCAATATTGGCGGCCCTTCACCTGATacaaattatttgtttatggGAGATTATGTTGACAGAGGATATCACAGTGTAGAAACAGTTTCTCTACTGattgcttttaaaattcgATATCCCCAGCGTATAACAATATTACGTGGAAACCATGAATCTAGGCAAATTACACAAGTTTATGGATTTTATGATGAATGCCTTAGAAAGTATGGAAATGCGAATGTTTGGCAGTACTTTACAGATCTTTTTGACTATTTGCCTCTCACCGCCCTAATTGAAGATCGAATTTTTTGCCTTCACGGAGGTCTTTCTCCTAGTATTGATACACTTGACCATGTTCGTATATTAGATCGTGTGCAAGAGGTTCCTCATGAAGGTCCGATATGCGACTTGTTATGGTCAGATCCTGATGACCGACCTGGTTGGGGTATTTCTCCTCGAGGTGCTGGGTATACGTTTGGCCCGGATATTGCTGAAGCATTTAACCATAATAACGGTTTAGATTTAATAGCAAGAGCTCATCAGCTAGTTATGGAAGGTTATAATTGGACTACAAACCATAATGTTGTTACTATTTTTTCTGCTCCCAATTATTGTTATCGATGTGGAAACCAAGCAGCCATTATGGGAATTGATGACCACATAAATTACGCATTTATCCAATATGATACTGCTCCCCGAAAGGAGGAATTACATGTCACCAGAAGAACACCCGATTACTTCTTATAA
- the atg1802 gene encoding phosphatidylinositol-3,5-bisphosphate binding protein Atg1802, producing MPSIILYCSWNQDRGFLSIGSENGYQVYRSNPFTLCFSKKANGASICEMLYESSLLAFVNISPESTRLLKLVDIKRDIVLCRIFYPSPVLSVRFTWNRLVVLIKGSIYVYNLKNMELINTLNTSKGNVIAFAVHENYVAYNSPTNPGDIYLASLDTAIPVTLIHCHSSAVQVVDFHPRGHLIATASAKGTVIRVITTSDGELVTELRRGYIPASIVSISFHPVEPFLACASENGTIHVFKISKQPSDPNSSPTSSVTVSSSWSKYLTSNVAKVWDTRKEFATAKIPEASFYGKIIFSSSGPHIQVASYSGHYYRFAVNLKNGGNCALLERYIFDD from the exons ATGCCATCGATTATCCTTTACTGTTCGTGGAATCAAGATCGTGG ctttttatcaattggTTCTGAGAATGGCTATCAAGTTTATCGCTCCAATCCGTTTACCCTgtgcttttcaaaaa AAGCCAATGGGGCAAGTATTTGTGAAATGCTTTATGAATCTTCTCTACTTGCTTTCGTGAATATTTCCCCTGAGTCGACGAGGTTACTAAAATTGGTTGACATCAAG AGAGATATCGTTTTATGCCGAATATTTTATCCGAGTCCTGTGCTAAGTGTACGTTTCACATGGAATCGTTTAgttgttttaattaaagGGAGTATTTACGTATATAATCTAAAAAACATGGAATTAATTAATACTCTAAATACCTCGAAAGGAAATGTTATAGCTTTTGCTGTTCATGAGAATTATGTTGCATATAATTCACCGACCAACCCTGgtgatatttatttagccTCATTGGATACTGCAATACCCGTCACATTGATTCATTGCCATTCTTCCGCTGTCCAAGTAGTTGACTTTCATCCGCGTGGACATTTGATTGCGACTGCATCCGCAAAGGGAACTGTAATCCGTGTTATAACAACTAGTGATGGTGAATTGGTGACAGAATTGCGCAGGGGATATATACCTGCATCCATTGTATCTATCTCATTTCACCCAGTTGAGCCTTTTCTGGCTTGTGCTTCTGAAAATGGTACTATTCacgttttcaaaatctctAAGCAACCATCGGATCCGAATTCGTCTCCTACATCTTCCGTAACTGTGTCATCTTCTTGgtcaaaatatttaactTCAAATGTAGCAAAAGTTTGGGACACTAGGAAAGAATTTGCAACTGCTAAGATTCCTGAAGCTTCTTTCTAtggaaaaataattttttcgaGCAGCGGTCCGCACATACAAGTAGCTTCTTATTCAGGACACTATTATCGGTTCGCAGTAAATCTTAAAAATGGAGGAAATTGTGCTTTACTTGAGCGTTACAT CTTTGACGATTAA
- the iss10 gene encoding protein Iss10: MDAVEPSVEKEYKKIISFRDTVFEGKHQQFLVPNNVRLKFLRDRLHKSLKNFDSVKRKVEIANDEGNNKLLKSSPKAQTRDENTPSEFKNGGFSNRESMSENCFSKSSTNLPRLDINRDFNSLLNSQTKPEATGLMKEDITPVVNTSKQSSTGTQEESSKPEKSNKLLAKSTLSLYGNQAFNPSSVLPSNSSSTPKENKKNVNKETYQPNTFRRSPLKNDTGSVELSNLYMPSPPSSALPVSLVSAPSPPRATNVAVPCLKHLESSEQGNNLLINKAFTSPRLPSPPQSTRPSSTRFPSVPLSDEKNSIVSVKNEEPSVILGNQSPISDLHPYSPSWIPYPKELQSLQVNRIPELSLENNVMSTRDYKDIMPHPRPSAVLLDKPVSLDQTSHPFPHQNTYILPPGIRNSVDYDGTFLSRKSLPPYNGIHRLHESPSQFSNQSRYNWEPILENRSLLHLNRPPPIETHYSYESNNSSFSPYYHKRHRQISPYYPTSSVYGVYESPPHMSDSRISRQHMPLTHTTYEPSAPYYNDYELAEEIERRRHHSFYDY, encoded by the coding sequence atggATGCCGTTGAACCTTCTGTGGAGAAggaatacaaaaaaataatttcttttagaGATACTGTGTTTGAAGGGAAAcatcaacaatttttggttCCGAACAATGTTcgtttaaaatttttaagagaTAGATTAcataaatctttaaaaaattttgattctGTTAAACGGAAAGTCGAAATTGCAAATGATGAAGGTAATAACAAACTCCTGAAATCATCACCCAAAGCACAAACCAGAGATGAAAATACTCCTTCTGAATTTAAGAATGGAGGTTTTAGTAACAGAGAATCTATGTCCGAAAACTGTTTTTCTAAATCATCTACTAATTTACCACGGCTAGACATTAACCGTGATTTTAATTCCTTACTTAATAGTCAAACAAAACCTGAAGCCACTGGTTTGATGAAAGAGGATATTACTCCCGTTGTAAACACTAGCAAACAATCTTCTACTGGGACTCAAGAGGAGTCCTCAAAACCGGAAAAATCTAATAAATTGTTAGCAAAGAGTACTTTATCTTTGTATGGGAATCAAGCTTTTAATCCTTCTTCAGTTCTTCCTAGCAATTCTTCATCAACGCctaaggaaaataaaaaaaatgtgaaTAAAGAGACATATCAACCGAACACTTTTCGCCGTAGTCCGTTGAAAAATGATACTGGATCAGTGGAGTTATCAAACCTGTATATGCCGTCTCCACCATCATCTGCGCTTCCCGTATCGCTTGTGTCAGCTCCTTCTCCTCCGAGGGCAACTAACGTTGCAGTCCCGTGTCTTAAACATTTGGAATCGAGTGAGCAGGGCAATAACCTACTTATTAACAAAGCTTTTACTTCTCCTCGCCTTCCTTCACCTCCCCAGTCAACAAGACCTAGCTCTACTAGGTTTCCTTCGGTTCCTTTAtcagatgaaaaaaactcAATTGTCTCCGTAAAAAACGAAGAGCCGTCTGTCATTCTGGGAAATCAATCACCAATTTCGGATTTGCATCCGTATTCTCCATCTTGGATCCCCTATCCAAAGGAATTGCAATCGCTACAAGTCAATCGAATACCTGAGTTGTCCTTGGAGAACAATGTCATGTCAACTCGGGATTATAAGGATATAATGCCTCACCCTCGTCCTTCTGCTGTCCTTTTAGATAAACCGGTTTCTTTAGATCAAACTTCTCATCCTTTCCCTCATCAAAATACTTATATTCTACCTCCGGGGATAAGGAATTCTGTAGACTATGACGGCACTTTTCTTTCCCGTAAATCGCTTCCTCCTTATAATGGCATTCATCGTCTTCATGAGAGCCCTTCTCAGTTTTCAAATCAATCAAGATATAATTGGGAGccaattttagaaaatcgCTCCCTGCTCCATTTGAATCGTCCGCCTCCTATTGAAACGCACTATTCATACGAATCTAACAATTCATCGTTTTCTCCGTATTACCATAAACGGCATAGACAGATTTCTCCATACTACCCCACTTCCTCAGTTTATGGAGTTTATGAAAGTCCGCCTCACATGTCTGATTCTCGTATTTCTCGGCAGCATATGCCTTTAACGCATACTACTTATGAGCCTTCTGCGCCTTATTATAACGACTATGAATTAGCAGAGGAAATTGAGAGGCGTCGTCATCATAGCTTTTATGATTATTAG